A genomic region of Methanobacterium sp. contains the following coding sequences:
- a CDS encoding TIR domain-containing protein, producing MFEEDLRVYNLFISHNGEGDEEYLTFIRRLIEAPDFEWEDHGVPGENTPDQLKEQIEPADAVVILTGLYSRHHDLIQEQVDIAQELKKPIILIRPYGMEEVPGDLEKIAEGVVGWNRVCIVERIQESLEDE from the coding sequence ATGTTTGAAGAAGATTTAAGAGTTTATAACTTATTTATCAGCCATAATGGAGAGGGAGATGAGGAGTATCTTACCTTTATCCGGAGATTAATCGAAGCTCCGGACTTTGAATGGGAAGACCATGGTGTGCCTGGTGAAAACACTCCTGACCAATTAAAGGAACAAATTGAACCAGCAGACGCGGTGGTTATACTCACCGGACTTTACTCACGTCACCATGATCTAATACAGGAACAGGTTGATATTGCTCAAGAGTTAAAAAAACCCATAATTCTAATTCGTCCCTATGGTATGGAAGAAGTACCTGGGGACTTGGAGAAAATTGCTGAAGGTGTGGTGGGATGGAATAGGGTGTGTATTGTAGAGAGGATTCAGGAGTCTTTAGAAGATGAATAA
- a CDS encoding succinylglutamate desuccinylase/aspartoacylase family protein, with the protein MKKRPSLRPRKKSRSNSRKILMVNKKLLGIGALVVLFLCGFIITNYSPSQTTLLVNGSEIKSSSNYKIMVIDNSTGGDVSNNTVLMKNINKTPIIGELMEAAKKGTPLIIFGDGSQPRVMLVAGVHGAELPSQIALTNLINHLNGKQINGTVYIIPFAIPNNTATCTRLNNGIDPDREANNPGTPLNSIINASVNSNVTMLVDFHSAQPNDIPGKNCIIYDPKNPKSLELARYISNRSGSPLVDVGPYPGVLSTVSNRNGITSVVCEVLSSHNSTNPGSVELSYQYMLTFLEYSGIYNNTD; encoded by the coding sequence ATGAAAAAGAGGCCATCATTACGTCCTAGGAAAAAATCCAGATCGAATAGTCGAAAAATTCTGATGGTCAATAAGAAATTATTGGGGATAGGGGCACTGGTCGTCTTATTTTTATGTGGCTTTATTATAACCAACTATTCTCCCTCTCAAACCACATTACTTGTCAATGGATCAGAAATTAAGAGTTCTTCTAATTATAAAATAATGGTTATAGATAACTCTACCGGGGGAGATGTGTCCAATAATACTGTACTGATGAAGAACATCAACAAAACCCCAATAATAGGTGAGTTGATGGAAGCAGCTAAAAAAGGCACTCCCTTGATTATATTTGGTGATGGTAGCCAACCCAGAGTTATGCTGGTTGCAGGGGTTCACGGGGCAGAATTACCCTCTCAGATCGCTTTAACCAATCTTATCAACCACCTTAATGGAAAACAGATAAACGGAACTGTGTACATCATCCCTTTTGCTATTCCAAACAACACTGCAACCTGCACCCGCCTAAACAACGGGATAGATCCGGATCGAGAGGCTAATAATCCCGGAACTCCCTTAAATAGTATTATCAACGCTTCTGTGAATAGTAATGTTACCATGCTGGTTGATTTTCATTCTGCTCAACCCAATGATATTCCTGGTAAAAATTGCATTATTTACGATCCTAAAAATCCTAAAAGTCTGGAATTAGCCCGTTATATTAGTAATAGAAGTGGATCTCCATTAGTGGATGTTGGACCCTACCCTGGTGTTCTTTCCACAGTAAGCAACCGTAATGGAATCACATCGGTGGTGTGTGAAGTTTTATCGTCCCATAACAGTACGAATCCTGGAAGTGTTGAACTTTCATACCAGTATATGTTGACTTTTTTAGAGTATTCCGGTATTTACAATAACACTGACTGA
- a CDS encoding carbon-nitrogen hydrolase family protein, producing the protein MKDNFKVALCQMKVVEDKGENIARALAMISEAASQSDLVILPEMWNCPYQTSLFPEYAEEMEDSITLDAVSEAAKQGSVYIVAGSIPEKHNGKVYNSSFIFNPPGEIIGVHRKVHLFDIDVPGEISFKESTTLTAGNQITVVDTPLCKIGICICYDIRFSELLRLMALEGAQLIVVPGAFNLTTGPAHWKPLIRVRAVDNQVFMAAASPARDPDATYVAYGHSMVCDPWGTVLKEAGTDEEIIYIPIDLKMIPKIRQELPLLKNRRTDLYQLKKKKID; encoded by the coding sequence ATGAAAGACAATTTCAAAGTAGCACTGTGCCAGATGAAAGTAGTGGAGGATAAGGGTGAGAACATTGCCCGTGCACTGGCCATGATCAGTGAAGCTGCCTCACAATCGGATCTGGTGATATTACCTGAAATGTGGAATTGTCCCTATCAAACCTCCCTTTTCCCAGAGTATGCGGAGGAAATGGAGGACAGTATCACATTAGATGCTGTTTCTGAAGCTGCAAAACAGGGCAGTGTTTATATTGTGGCTGGTTCCATCCCTGAAAAACATAACGGGAAGGTCTACAATTCCAGCTTCATCTTCAACCCTCCTGGTGAGATTATAGGAGTCCACCGTAAAGTTCACCTTTTTGACATTGATGTGCCTGGGGAAATTAGTTTCAAGGAATCAACAACCCTCACTGCCGGTAACCAGATCACAGTAGTGGACACACCCCTATGTAAAATAGGGATCTGTATCTGTTATGATATACGATTCAGCGAATTATTACGCCTGATGGCACTGGAAGGGGCTCAGCTGATAGTTGTACCTGGAGCTTTCAACCTCACCACCGGACCTGCCCACTGGAAACCATTAATCCGGGTTAGGGCTGTGGATAACCAGGTTTTCATGGCTGCTGCCTCACCAGCCAGGGATCCTGATGCTACATATGTGGCTTATGGTCATTCTATGGTTTGCGATCCATGGGGAACAGTTTTAAAAGAGGCGGGAACAGATGAGGAAATAATATACATTCCCATTGACTTAAAAATGATCCCAAAAATTCGGCAGGAGCTTCCCCTCCTTAAAAACCGACGAACTGACCTATACCAATTAAAGAAAAAAAAGATTGATTGA
- a CDS encoding HEAT repeat domain-containing protein — translation MSTDDNNGLKVLLENLTDDDPEKRKESAEKLGETDNPDVIGPLITALEDDNPQVRFTSAKSLGKIGEPAIEPLVAILKNDEGNIRRYATLALKDIKSDTVVDQLVESLSDKDWSVRKFASKALGEIGSAAAVDPLIDTLTDEDWGVRVAAVKALGDIGDEQGIDPIKKARRAATGDKEFKKACNKALKKIQK, via the coding sequence ATGTCAACGGATGATAATAACGGGTTAAAAGTATTATTAGAAAATTTAACAGATGATGATCCTGAAAAAAGAAAAGAATCTGCAGAAAAGTTGGGTGAAACAGACAATCCAGATGTTATTGGACCATTAATCACTGCACTGGAAGATGATAATCCTCAAGTTAGATTCACATCCGCTAAATCACTGGGTAAAATTGGTGAACCCGCTATTGAGCCACTGGTTGCCATATTGAAAAACGATGAGGGGAATATCCGCAGGTACGCCACTTTGGCCCTTAAGGACATTAAAAGCGATACTGTGGTTGACCAGTTGGTGGAATCCCTTTCTGATAAGGATTGGAGTGTGCGAAAGTTCGCCTCCAAGGCACTGGGCGAGATAGGCAGTGCTGCTGCAGTGGACCCACTTATTGATACCCTTACTGATGAAGATTGGGGTGTAAGGGTAGCAGCAGTTAAGGCACTGGGTGATATTGGAGATGAACAGGGTATTGACCCCATTAAAAAAGCCCGTCGTGCTGCTACCGGGGATAAAGAATTTAAAAAGGCATGCAATAAGGCCTTAAAAAAGATTCAGAAATAA
- a CDS encoding PAS domain S-box protein, which produces MTKNNAGLKDLNRVNILENEISKLKNELAFKEEIFEISPNYILLIGLDGEILEVNHSVANLISHINNKNPTLLSHLAIIPPEELHKYTNSIAFIFNKKTNKPFKSFFLGNEDEVRYIKVYISPVKSDDEIIAISIFATDITDLKLMEDSLQESLSLQKATMESVANGILVVNNHGIITSYNQKFLEMWGIPPSILNPRYDADLLEHVMDELKDPSEFRSKIEELYQNPREISSDIIEFKDGRVYQRYSQPQIIGNKVMGRVWSFTDLTNLKKTKESLRQSVAYYKTIFEHNGTATLIIEEDNTISLANSETEKIFGYLPYEIMGQKTWQDFVLPEYQPKMREYQKLRSSNSISTPNSYEFRIIDKHGNIKDIFANICLIPGTKRTLASILDVTERNQALSKITESENRYRTLAEAVEDFVFIINREDNLEYINEYASRKWKLNPDKVLGKPRCELFPPETNELQSKYLQRVFEIGNTVRGENLVTMSPDSMWLDTLLIPLKNPDGSVEKVLGVARDITERKEYELLLSRQNEIHRSMGTILTEAIISETEEELRKTCLTVCEDITQSEFGFICEINADDEFNTLIFSESLLENFQMEDLDFDPMLKNFMINDIWEQLKSTKYPIIYNDLSILNMDFLPGDHPFLKNILLAPLLRNGEFMGLIGLGNKESGYDFSDSKALGSISTTIVEALLRKRAEEKLKKALNDKEMLVREIHHRTKNNLMIMASLLNLTSADIEDEQAKEIFRQIQTRAKSMALIHEKLYRSDNFKKINFGDYIRHLARDLFNSFLRYPERVELVMELEDLNLDINTAIPLGLILNELLTNSMKYAFPNGEYGTITIEFFKEAENYVMIVDDDGIGLPPDLDVQKTDTLGLQLVKNLIGQIEGEIMVHQEGGTQIIITFNEDEYLS; this is translated from the coding sequence ATGACAAAAAATAATGCGGGTTTGAAAGATTTAAACCGGGTTAATATTTTAGAAAATGAAATATCTAAGCTAAAAAATGAACTTGCATTTAAGGAGGAAATATTCGAAATTTCACCCAATTACATCCTCCTGATAGGGTTAGATGGTGAAATTTTAGAGGTAAATCATTCTGTTGCCAACCTTATTTCCCATATCAATAATAAAAACCCCACGCTACTGTCACATCTTGCAATCATACCTCCAGAAGAGCTTCATAAATACACTAATTCTATTGCTTTTATATTCAATAAAAAAACTAATAAGCCGTTTAAATCATTCTTTTTAGGTAATGAAGATGAAGTTCGATATATTAAAGTATATATCTCCCCAGTTAAATCAGATGATGAGATAATAGCCATCTCCATCTTTGCAACTGACATCACTGATCTTAAATTAATGGAAGATTCACTGCAAGAATCCCTTTCTCTTCAAAAAGCAACCATGGAATCCGTTGCTAATGGAATACTGGTGGTTAATAACCATGGAATAATAACCAGTTATAATCAGAAATTTCTGGAAATGTGGGGTATTCCTCCATCCATACTTAATCCCAGATATGATGCAGATCTCCTGGAACATGTGATGGATGAATTGAAAGATCCTTCCGAGTTTAGATCAAAAATAGAAGAACTGTATCAGAACCCTAGAGAAATCAGCTCGGACATAATAGAATTTAAGGATGGGCGTGTATACCAGCGCTATTCACAGCCACAGATAATTGGAAATAAGGTGATGGGAAGGGTGTGGAGTTTCACTGATCTGACCAACCTTAAAAAGACTAAAGAATCCTTACGGCAATCAGTTGCTTATTATAAAACCATCTTTGAACATAATGGAACTGCCACCCTTATAATTGAAGAAGACAACACTATATCCCTGGCCAACTCTGAAACAGAAAAAATATTCGGATACCTGCCCTACGAGATAATGGGTCAAAAAACATGGCAGGACTTTGTGTTACCTGAATATCAGCCCAAAATGAGGGAATATCAGAAGTTAAGATCCAGTAATTCAATATCTACTCCGAATAGTTATGAATTCCGTATCATTGATAAACATGGAAACATTAAAGACATTTTCGCCAATATTTGTCTCATACCTGGAACAAAAAGAACTTTAGCATCGATTTTAGATGTAACCGAACGTAACCAGGCACTGTCAAAAATAACCGAAAGTGAAAACAGGTACAGGACCCTTGCTGAGGCTGTGGAAGATTTTGTGTTTATCATCAACCGTGAAGACAACTTAGAATACATCAATGAATATGCATCGCGCAAATGGAAACTCAACCCTGATAAGGTACTGGGTAAACCCCGATGTGAATTATTCCCTCCAGAAACCAATGAATTACAGAGTAAATATTTGCAAAGGGTGTTTGAAATCGGAAATACTGTGCGGGGCGAGAACTTGGTAACCATGTCCCCGGATTCCATGTGGCTGGACACCCTCCTCATTCCCCTTAAAAACCCAGATGGAAGTGTTGAAAAGGTTCTTGGTGTGGCCCGGGATATAACCGAGAGGAAAGAATATGAACTACTTTTAAGCAGGCAAAATGAAATCCACAGATCCATGGGAACTATTTTAACCGAAGCCATCATATCAGAAACCGAAGAAGAACTGAGAAAAACTTGCCTCACGGTTTGTGAAGACATCACACAGAGTGAATTTGGTTTTATATGTGAAATAAATGCAGATGATGAATTCAACACCCTAATCTTTAGTGAATCACTACTTGAAAACTTTCAGATGGAAGATCTTGACTTTGATCCCATGCTTAAAAACTTCATGATCAATGATATCTGGGAACAACTGAAAAGTACCAAATATCCCATAATATATAATGATCTTTCCATCCTTAATATGGATTTTTTACCCGGAGATCATCCCTTCCTTAAGAATATTCTTCTGGCTCCTCTGTTAAGGAATGGTGAATTCATGGGTTTAATTGGATTGGGTAACAAGGAATCGGGCTATGATTTTTCGGATAGTAAAGCTTTGGGAAGCATTTCCACTACCATTGTTGAAGCACTGCTTAGAAAACGGGCTGAAGAAAAATTAAAAAAAGCTTTAAATGATAAGGAAATGCTGGTCCGGGAAATTCACCACCGCACCAAAAATAACCTGATGATCATGGCCAGCTTACTCAATCTCACCTCTGCAGATATTGAGGATGAACAGGCCAAGGAGATATTCCGACAGATTCAGACCCGGGCTAAGTCCATGGCACTTATCCATGAAAAACTCTATCGATCCGATAATTTTAAAAAGATCAACTTCGGAGATTACATACGTCACCTAGCCCGTGACCTTTTTAATTCCTTTTTAAGATATCCCGAGCGGGTGGAACTGGTAATGGAACTGGAAGACCTGAATTTAGATATTAACACCGCCATTCCATTGGGCCTCATATTAAACGAACTTTTAACCAACTCCATGAAATATGCGTTCCCCAATGGAGAATATGGAACCATAACCATTGAATTTTTCAAAGAAGCTGAAAATTACGTTATGATAGTGGATGATGATGGGATCGGACTGCCCCCCGACTTGGATGTTCAGAAAACTGATACTCTTGGATTACAACTTGTTAAAAATCTCATCGGACAAATCGAGGGAGAAATTATGGTTCACCAGGAGGGAGGAACTCAAATAATCATCACTTTCAATGAAGATGAATATCTGTCGTAG
- a CDS encoding response regulator, with amino-acid sequence MAGETILVVEDEGISAIEIQECLQSLGYHVPSTAKTGNEAIHEAFSIKPDLILMDITLKGDMDGIDAATIIKSFMDIPLIYLTALDDVETFNRMIDTKANAYLIKPIEEAELRNNVQLSLKNHETRQKELADEKKAGLKDVQIFMRSALPELVTNIPISERSVFLSRFMRLFEQNMKPLFHQYVRENSQETYDSLSDEDKMRIYLSWISHLYENLGFKVLTRSRTTLGAMTVKKCSWSPARPKDVFLCLICQSIMQLTYSWTNLPGSVKEEPTTGILQSVCKFNYDMDSTTP; translated from the coding sequence ATGGCTGGGGAGACAATTTTAGTGGTGGAAGATGAGGGAATCAGTGCCATTGAGATCCAGGAATGTTTACAATCCCTGGGATACCATGTGCCTTCCACTGCAAAAACAGGGAATGAAGCAATACATGAAGCATTCTCAATTAAACCGGATTTAATCCTTATGGATATTACCTTAAAGGGAGACATGGATGGTATAGATGCTGCCACCATTATTAAAAGTTTCATGGACATTCCCCTGATCTATTTAACTGCACTGGATGATGTGGAAACATTTAACCGGATGATTGACACTAAAGCCAACGCTTATCTAATCAAACCAATTGAAGAAGCAGAATTGCGCAATAATGTTCAATTATCATTGAAAAACCATGAAACTAGACAAAAAGAACTAGCAGATGAGAAAAAGGCGGGGTTAAAGGATGTTCAGATATTTATGCGCAGTGCCCTGCCAGAACTGGTAACCAACATCCCCATCTCTGAGAGAAGTGTATTCCTCTCCCGCTTCATGCGGCTTTTCGAGCAGAATATGAAACCATTATTTCATCAGTATGTTAGAGAGAACAGCCAGGAAACCTATGATAGTCTCTCTGACGAGGATAAAATGAGGATATACCTTTCCTGGATTTCACACCTATACGAAAACCTGGGCTTTAAGGTTTTAACACGTTCCAGAACAACCCTGGGGGCGATGACTGTTAAAAAATGTTCATGGTCACCAGCCCGACCTAAAGACGTCTTTCTATGCCTCATCTGCCAGAGCATTATGCAGCTAACCTACTCCTGGACCAATCTACCGGGAAGTGTTAAAGAAGAACCCACCACCGGTATCCTACAATCAGTGTGCAAGTTCAATTATGATATGGACAGTACCACTCCCTAA
- the nudC gene encoding NAD(+) diphosphatase — MQRESIYKRYIPEFTPNKENRIDAYWFLFNSHKMLVELSDNQVKIPFLRNLEELNISPGKSHYLGTFNGHPCYSGEIENEIDAPEGMVLRDLRSLYEVMDEDLYLLAGRASQIANWDRTHQFCGKCGSPTVTKDDEMAKICPECGFISFTRLSPAVITAIINDGKLLMALHTRTPGNMYGLIAGFVEPGETLTEAVQRETMEEVGLKVNNIKYFGSQPWPYPNSLMIAFTADYESGRIQVDGKEIIDAQWFSADELPRVPSQMSIAGELIEWYLENYGMED, encoded by the coding sequence ATGCAGCGGGAAAGTATTTACAAACGGTATATACCAGAATTCACACCTAATAAAGAAAATAGGATAGATGCCTACTGGTTTCTTTTTAATTCCCATAAAATGCTGGTAGAACTTTCTGATAACCAGGTTAAGATTCCATTTTTAAGGAATTTAGAAGAACTTAATATTTCACCAGGGAAGTCCCATTACCTGGGCACATTCAATGGTCATCCCTGTTATTCGGGGGAGATTGAAAATGAAATAGATGCCCCGGAGGGAATGGTTTTAAGGGATTTACGTTCACTTTATGAAGTGATGGACGAAGATCTCTATCTTCTAGCAGGCCGGGCTTCCCAGATCGCTAACTGGGATAGGACTCATCAGTTTTGCGGTAAATGTGGTAGTCCCACTGTGACCAAGGATGATGAGATGGCTAAGATCTGCCCTGAATGTGGTTTTATTAGTTTCACCCGCCTATCACCGGCTGTTATCACCGCCATAATCAATGATGGTAAACTACTCATGGCCCTGCACACCCGCACACCAGGGAATATGTATGGACTCATCGCTGGTTTTGTGGAACCTGGTGAGACATTAACCGAAGCAGTCCAAAGGGAGACCATGGAGGAAGTAGGTTTAAAGGTGAATAATATAAAATATTTCGGAAGCCAACCCTGGCCCTATCCCAACAGTCTGATGATTGCCTTCACTGCAGATTATGAAAGTGGCAGGATACAGGTGGATGGGAAGGAAATAATAGATGCCCAGTGGTTCAGTGCAGATGAACTTCCCCGGGTACCATCACAGATGAGCATTGCCGGGGAGCTTATTGAGTGGTATCTTGAAAATTACGGGATGGAAGACTAG